The sequence GGGATCGGGATCCCCGCGGCCGTGGGCGCCGCCCCCGGCGGGCGGGGGGCGGCGCTGGCCGCGCTGGTGCGCGCCTTCTCCCCGGTGGCGCTGATAGGCGCGGGAACCGCGGCGGCCACGGGAGTGGTCAGCGCGCTCTTCCACCTGGGAGCCCCGGCCGAGCTGTGGGCCACCGCCTACGGCCGCGCGCTCCTGGTGAAGCTGGCGCTGCTGGCGCTGGCCGCCGCGGCCGGCGCGTACAACTGGCGGCGGGTCACCCCCGCCTTG comes from Longimicrobiaceae bacterium and encodes:
- a CDS encoding CopD family protein, which encodes GIGIPAAVGAAPGGRGAALAALVRAFSPVALIGAGTAAATGVVSALFHLGAPAELWATAYGRALLVKLALLALAAAAGAYNWRRVTPALGREGADRRLRAAVGAEVGLGVLVVLATALLVGLPTP